The Lampris incognitus isolate fLamInc1 chromosome 17, fLamInc1.hap2, whole genome shotgun sequence genome contains a region encoding:
- the LOC130127923 gene encoding LOW QUALITY PROTEIN: sodium-dependent neutral amino acid transporter B(0)AT2-like (The sequence of the model RefSeq protein was modified relative to this genomic sequence to represent the inferred CDS: substituted 1 base at 1 genomic stop codon), producing MEKQPLPSNNDGTETPGSEVNGFATEGSGEQAISDLPARDGWNSKIEYFLAQVGFSVGLGNVWRFPYLCHQNGGGAFLLLYILLMLVVGIPLFFLELAAGQSIRQGSIGVWKMISPKLSGIGYSSCVVCFFVALYYNVIISWSLFYLGNSFQYPLPWEQCPVQGNITVKECEASSPTTYFWYRKALDITNSINETGQFNPYITCCLLAAWTIVCLGMFKGIKTSAKVMYFSSVFPYVVLMCFLIRGLMLDGAKEGITYMFSPKLEMMGNVKVWRQAATQVFFALGLGFGSIIAYSSYNPKNNNCHRDAYTVAFINFLTSVLATLVVFAVLGFRAKDMAKACVLRNMQVILDHNSSGVVHPMSVINFSDPSSVSIEDYSTWFKQHGDQVPGNLTDCDLEREMQKGVEGTGLAFIVFTEAMSLLPGSPFWSALFFLMLLNLGISTMFGNMEGILTPLTDNFKTLANNKTKVTVITCVIGFLIGLLFTQRSGNYFVMMFDDYSATLPLIIVVIFETFSVSWLYGADRFLNDIEAMLGWRPHVVYKYLWKYVCLVAMLVLLVASIVHMLIKRPTYKAWNEQTASEENLEYPDWALAVLCLLMIFATLPVLLGFIHSHLKSRSQRGPADSEGGQYRQVSTDDKCETPMTDMSDLNQXNGGPATVSTSALVSLCEAQMALVVALCLLLVLSLSRSQNALQSEQETNAHAGLAAPPAPSSPNIRELLSKEDASHLSAKQTYAHVPKDNAKVGLFVLAALGTIVLMAAVYCVYNKFYTKHQYLHAQLHDDAELTLDSTGSPPIFLRSSVSSMGSLDGGVRQGGYGSLSDTPSVISVPPLSPMFPPPTVVPFPPIFLSSQSLSTISARDLEKSFI from the exons ATGGAAAAGCAGCCTTTACCCAGCAACAATGACGGGACGGAGACCCCGGGGTCAGAGGTCAACGGCTTTGCCACAGAGGGGAGCGGCGAGCAGGCTATATCAGATCTGCCTGCTAGAGATGGCTGGAACAGCAAAATCGAGTACTTTCTGGCACAGGTGGGCTTCAGCGTGGGCCTGGGAAACGTCTGGCGCTTCCCATACCTGTGTCACCAGAACGGAGGAG GAGCATTTCTCCTGCTGTACATATTGCTGATGCTGGTGGTGGGAATCCCCCTCTTCTTCCTGGAGCTGGCAGCGGGTCAGTCCATCCGACAGGGAAGCATCGGCGTTTGGAAGATGATCTCCCCAAAGCTCTCTGGGATTGGCTACTCCAGCTGTGTG gtgtgtttctttgttgctcTTTACTACAACGTCATCATCAGCTGGAGTCTCTTCTACCTGGGGAATTCGTTCCAGTATCCGTTGCCGTGGGAACAGTGTCCAGTACAGGGGAACATCACAG TGAAGGAATGCGAGGCCAGCTCTCCGACCACATATTTCTGGTACCGCAAAGCTCTGGACATCACCAATTCCATCAACGAGACGGGCCAGTTTAACCCTTACATCACCTGCTGTCTGCTGGCCGCCTGGACCATTGTCTGCCTGGGGATGTTTAAGGGCATCAAGACCTCTGCTAAG gtGATGTATTTCTCCTCGGTCTTCCCCTACGTGGTTCTGATGTGTTTCCTCATAAGGGGCCTCATGTTGGATGGAGCCAAGGAGGGCATCACCTACATGTTCTCCCCCAAG CTGGAGATGATGGGGAATGTGAAGGTGTGGCGTCAGGCGGCCACCCAGGTCTTCTTCGCTCTGGGTCTTGGCTTCGGTTCCATTATTGCCTACTCCTCCTATAACCCGAAGAACAACAACTGTCACCGTGACGCCTACACCGTCGCCTTCATCAACTTCCTCACCTCCGTGCTCGCCACACTTGTGGTGTTCGCCGTGCTCGGCTTCCGCGCCAAGGACATGGCCAAAGCGTGTGTGCTCAG AAACATGCAGGTGATCTTGGACCACAATTCCTCCGGGGTTGTGCACCCGATGTCAGTCATCAATTTCTCTGACCCCAGTTCAGTGTCCATAGAGGACTACAGCACCTGGTTCAAACAACATGGAGACCAGGTTCCTGGAAACCTCACTGACTGTGACCTGGAGAGGGAGATGCAGAAG GGTGTGGAAGGGACTGGTTTGGCCTTCATCGTCTTCACAGAGGCCATGTCCCTCCTGCCCGGCAGCCCCTTCTGGTCAGCACTCTTCTTCCTCATGCTGCTCAACCTGGGCATCAGCACCATGTTTGGCAACATGGAGGGCATCCTCACCCCCCTTACAGACAACTTCAAGACGCTGGCCAACAACAAAACCAAAGTCACGG TGATCACCTGTGTCATCGGCTTCCTGATCGGCCTGCTGTTCACCCAGCGCAGCGGGAACTACTTCGTGATGATGTTTGATGACTACTCGGCCACACTGCCCCTCATCATTGTGGTCATATTTGAGACCTTCAGTGTGTCATGGCTCTACGGCgctgacag GTTCCTGAACGACATAGAGGCAATGTTGGGATGGCGCCCCCATGTGGTTTACAAGTACCTGTGGAAGTACGTGTGTCTGGTGGccatgctggtgctgctggtggccAGCATCGTACACATGTTGATCAAACGTCCAACGTACAAGGCCTGGAACGAGCAGACG GCGTCGGAGGAGAACCTGGAGTACCCTGATTGGGCGCTGGCTGTCTTGTGTCTGCTGATGATATTCGCCACTCTGCCAGTCCTGCTGGGCTTCATCCATTCGCACCTGAAGAGCAGATCACAGCGAGGCCCCGCTGACTCAGAGGGGGGTCAGTACCGCCAGGTCAGCACAGACGACAAATGTGAAACGCCAATGACGGACATGTCAGACCTGAACCAATGAAACGGCGGCCCTGCCACGGTTTCCACCTCAGCCTTGGTTTcgttgt GTGAAGCTCAGATGGCTTTGGTGGTGGCCTTGTGCTTGTTGCTGGTTCTCTCACTGAGCCGGTCCCAGAATGCCTTGCAGTCTGAACAGGAGACCAACGCCCACGCAGGCCTGGCAGCTCCACCCGCTCCATCTTCACCAAACATCAGAGAGCTGCTCAGTAAGGAGGATGCCAGTCACCTCAGTGCAAAACAAACAT ATGCTCATGTACCCAAGGACAATGCCAAGGTGGGTCTATTTGTCCTCGCGGCACTGGGAACAATAGTTTTGATGGCCGCGGTCTACTGTGTTTACAACAAATTCTACACTAAACACCAGTACCTCCACGCCCAGCTCCACGACGATGCAG AGTTGACCCTGGACTCCACGGGCTCTCCTCCCATCTTCCTCCGCAGCTCTGTCAGCTCCATGGGCAGCCTCGATGGGGGGGTTCGCCAGGGGGGTTATGGGTCTCTCTCAGACACGCCATCCGTCATATCGGTGCCTCCCCTGTCCCCCATGTTTCCCCCTCCCACTGTGGTCCCCTTCCCCCCCATTTTCCTCTCCTCACAGTCCCTCAGCACCATATCAGCCCGGGACCTGGAGAAGAGCTTTATCTGA